GGATGCGAGCACTAATGAAAATGGCTGGAATTACAACCACTACCATGATAAAGCCGTAGACGAAGCCTTGCTAAAGGCGCGCACCACCGATCAAAACTCTAAGCGCAAGTTTTGGTATGCCAAATTCATTCAGGCTTTGCACAATAACCCCCCCTTTGCCTTCCTTGTTTATTTGCGCTATCCCTTAGCTTATCGGAGCAATGTCCATGGCATAAAACCCACGATTTTAGGGCATCACGGCGCGCGCTTTACTTATGATGTTGCTACATGGAGCAAAGATTAGTTTCTTTATTCTTAAAAGGGTAGTTGGGGTATTTTTACTCCTAGGGGTTTTTAGTTTTGTAATCTTTGTCATGCTGGATTTTTCTAGCGGGAGTGTGGTCTCTGGGGTCTATGGAGATAGCATTCAGGCGGCTAATCCTCTTATTAAAGAGCGTATGCTAGATAATCTAGGCTTGAATCGCCCCCTCTTGGTGCGTTATGTGGAGTGGTTATGGCGGGCTGTGCATGGGGATTTAGGCGTGAGCTTGGCTAGTGGGGAGAGGGTTGTTGACATTCTTAAAGATCGCCTGCCCTACACTCTCATTTTAGGGTTGACAAGTTTTGTTTTGAGCTTTATTTTAGCGATTTTATTAGGGAGCTTGAGCGCGTTTTTTAAGGATTCTCTGTGGGATAGGGCAATCATGTTTGCCACTTTGGGGTTTTTTAGCATCCCTAGTTTTTGGCTAGGCTTGATGGCTATTATGATCTTTAGCGTGCTCTTGGGCTTGTTCCCTAGCTCAGGAGTCTATGAGTTAGGAGTTGAGCCGAGTTTGGGCGATTTAATACACCACATGGTGCTCCCTGTAGCCGTGCTCACTCTCTCGCACCTAGCCATTTACACCCGTTTAGTGCGTTCAGTGGTGCTAGACACCCTCAAAGAGCCCTTTATTACCAGCTATCGCTCATGGGGGGTGAGTGAGGGCAATATCATTAAATTAGTCTTGCGCTATTCTCTACTGCCCATTGTGAGCTATTTTGGGAGCAATGCAGCCGGGATTTTAGGGGGCACTTATGTAGTAGAAAGCGTGTTTTCTATCGGAGGGCTGGGTAGCACCACCATTAGTGCCCTATTGAGCAAAGATTACCCACTAGCTCTAAGTATCATTTTGCTAAGCACTTTTGTAGTCGTGATTTTTAATCTCTTTGTGGAAGTGGTGGCAAAAATCTTAAATCCAAGATGGCGCGTTTGAAAAAGATGATTCTCTATGGTCTTTTGGTGCTTGTTGTGCTTGTCTTATTGCCCCTTTGCGCCCCCTTTGATCCTGCGCAGGTCAATTTAGACATGCTCAAACTACCCCCAAGTAGCACCTATCTCTTAGGCACG
This portion of the Helicobacter felis ATCC 49179 genome encodes:
- a CDS encoding ABC transporter permease; translation: MLLHGAKISFFILKRVVGVFLLLGVFSFVIFVMLDFSSGSVVSGVYGDSIQAANPLIKERMLDNLGLNRPLLVRYVEWLWRAVHGDLGVSLASGERVVDILKDRLPYTLILGLTSFVLSFILAILLGSLSAFFKDSLWDRAIMFATLGFFSIPSFWLGLMAIMIFSVLLGLFPSSGVYELGVEPSLGDLIHHMVLPVAVLTLSHLAIYTRLVRSVVLDTLKEPFITSYRSWGVSEGNIIKLVLRYSLLPIVSYFGSNAAGILGGTYVVESVFSIGGLGSTTISALLSKDYPLALSIILLSTFVVVIFNLFVEVVAKILNPRWRV